One region of Osmia lignaria lignaria isolate PbOS001 chromosome 7, iyOsmLign1, whole genome shotgun sequence genomic DNA includes:
- the LOC117604462 gene encoding regulation of nuclear pre-mRNA domain-containing protein 1B isoform X2 has translation MFMYLANDVIQNSKKKGPEFGKEFETVLPKAFEHMKGFDEKTRERLNRLLQIWEERGVYDKAQISEFKAAFTDTSKDSATPPPKKKLKNDIEKVKKEKKERKKSETEIEVDGTKELHVTLSPRTPAGDPPETEELIKALMDLENTASSDAGVRERIASLPPEVSEVSLLANLADRAAADQLSVAVNEAAALLADYNGRLQAEMEDRRRLLTMLRDYTLAQRQLLQQAQSTLEDYKEKLKKVCAVRSEVKSHISNLPDLTQLPDVTGGLAPLPSAGDLFSMH, from the exons ATGTTCATGTATCTGGCAAATGATGTTATTCAAAACAGTAAAAAGAAAGGGCCTGAAtttggaaaagaatttgaaacagTGTTACCAAAAGCTTTTGAACATATGAAAGGATTTGATGAAAAGACAAGAGAAAGATTAAATAGGCTTCTTCAGATTTGGGAAGAGAGAGGAGTTTATGATAAGGCacaaatttcagaatttaaagCTGCTTTTACAGATACATCAAAAGATTCAGCAACACCACCTCCAAAAAAGAAACTTAAGAATGACATAGAGAAAGTAAag aaggagaaaaaggagaGGAAAAAGTCAGAGACTGAAATTGAAGTGGATGGAACCAAAGAGCTACATGTAACTTTAAGTCCTCGTACTCCTGCTGGAGATCCACCAGAAACAGAGGAACTCATCAAAGCCTTAATG GATTTGGAAAATACAGCATCCTCGGATGCTGGCGTTAGAGAACGTATCGCATCTTTACCACCGGAAGTTTCTGAAGTTTCGCTTCTTGCAAACCTAGCTGATCGAGCAGCTGCAGATCAATTGAGTGTTGCAGTAAATGAAGCTGCTGCACTGTTAGCAGACTACAATGGACGGTTGCAAGCAGAAATGGAAGATAGAAGAAGATTATTAACTATGCTTAGAGATTATACTTTGGCACAAAGGCAATTACTTCAACAGGCACAATCAACTTTAGAA GATTATAAGGAGAAGCTTAAAAAAGTGTGTGCAGTCCGATCTGAAGTAAAGTCACATATTTCCAATTTGCCTGATTTAACACAGTTACCCGATGTCACAGGTGGTTTAGCACCTCTTCCTTCAGCTGGTGATTTATTTTCTATGCACTAG
- the LOC117604462 gene encoding regulation of nuclear pre-mRNA domain-containing protein 1B isoform X1, which produces MTGFTESALVKRLMDLNPSQQSIQTLSLWLIHHRKHHPTIVKVWFKEMCKVKDNRKLMFMYLANDVIQNSKKKGPEFGKEFETVLPKAFEHMKGFDEKTRERLNRLLQIWEERGVYDKAQISEFKAAFTDTSKDSATPPPKKKLKNDIEKVKKEKKERKKSETEIEVDGTKELHVTLSPRTPAGDPPETEELIKALMDLENTASSDAGVRERIASLPPEVSEVSLLANLADRAAADQLSVAVNEAAALLADYNGRLQAEMEDRRRLLTMLRDYTLAQRQLLQQAQSTLEDYKEKLKKVCAVRSEVKSHISNLPDLTQLPDVTGGLAPLPSAGDLFSMH; this is translated from the exons ATGACAGGATTTACAGAAAGTGCACTTGTGAAAAGATTAATGGACTTAAATCCTTCTCAACAAAGTATTCAAACACTTTCTCTTTGGTTAATTCATCACAGAAAACATCATCCGACCATCGTGAAAGTCTGGTTTAAAGAGATGTGTAAAG TAAAGGATAATCGTAAACTAATGTTCATGTATCTGGCAAATGATGTTATTCAAAACAGTAAAAAGAAAGGGCCTGAAtttggaaaagaatttgaaacagTGTTACCAAAAGCTTTTGAACATATGAAAGGATTTGATGAAAAGACAAGAGAAAGATTAAATAGGCTTCTTCAGATTTGGGAAGAGAGAGGAGTTTATGATAAGGCacaaatttcagaatttaaagCTGCTTTTACAGATACATCAAAAGATTCAGCAACACCACCTCCAAAAAAGAAACTTAAGAATGACATAGAGAAAGTAAag aaggagaaaaaggagaGGAAAAAGTCAGAGACTGAAATTGAAGTGGATGGAACCAAAGAGCTACATGTAACTTTAAGTCCTCGTACTCCTGCTGGAGATCCACCAGAAACAGAGGAACTCATCAAAGCCTTAATG GATTTGGAAAATACAGCATCCTCGGATGCTGGCGTTAGAGAACGTATCGCATCTTTACCACCGGAAGTTTCTGAAGTTTCGCTTCTTGCAAACCTAGCTGATCGAGCAGCTGCAGATCAATTGAGTGTTGCAGTAAATGAAGCTGCTGCACTGTTAGCAGACTACAATGGACGGTTGCAAGCAGAAATGGAAGATAGAAGAAGATTATTAACTATGCTTAGAGATTATACTTTGGCACAAAGGCAATTACTTCAACAGGCACAATCAACTTTAGAA GATTATAAGGAGAAGCTTAAAAAAGTGTGTGCAGTCCGATCTGAAGTAAAGTCACATATTTCCAATTTGCCTGATTTAACACAGTTACCCGATGTCACAGGTGGTTTAGCACCTCTTCCTTCAGCTGGTGATTTATTTTCTATGCACTAG